The Sebastes fasciatus isolate fSebFas1 chromosome 13, fSebFas1.pri, whole genome shotgun sequence genome includes a region encoding these proteins:
- the prl gene encoding prolactin: protein MAHSRNTNGSKLFTMVLYMVAACSAVPISDLLDRASQRSDKLHSLSTTLTHDLDSHFPPIGRVIMPRPSMCHTSSLQTPNDKAQALQVSASDLLSLARSLLQAWADPLLVLSTSANTLPHPAQSTISNKIQQLQEHSKSLGDGLDILSGKMGPAAQTISSLPYSGGNDIGQDKISKLINFNFLLSCFRRDSHKIDSFLKVLRCRAANMLPEMC from the exons atggCTCACAGCAGAAACACCAATGGCAGCAAACTCTTCACGATGG TGTTGTATATGGTGGCGGCGTGCAGTGCCGTTCCCATCAGCGACCTGCTCGACCGAGCCTCCCAGCGCTCTGACAAACTGCACTCCCTCAGCACGACTCTCACCCACGACCTG GACTCTCATTTCCCTCCTATAGGCCGGGTGATCATGCCCCGACCCTCAATGTGCCACACCTCCTCTCTGCAGACACCCAATGACAAGGCGCAAGCTCTTCAAGTATCA GCGTCGGACCTGTTGTCATTGGCTCGCTCCTTGCTCCAAGCCTGGGCAGACCCCCTGCTAGTCCTGTCCACCTCTGCTAACACCCTGCCTCACCCAGCCCAAAGCACCATATCCAACAAGATCcaacagctgcaggagcactCCAAGAGCCTGGGAGACGGCCTGGATATTCTATCTGGCAAG ATGGGTCCAGCAGCTCAGACCATCTCCTCGCTGCCCTATAGCGGAGGCAACGACATCGGCCAGGACAAGATTTCCAAATTGATCAACTTCAATTTCCTGTTGTCCTGCTTTCGCCGCGACTCCCACAAGATCGACAGCTTCCTGAAAGTCCTACGCTGCCGGGCGGCAAATATGCTACCTGAGATGTGCTAA